The DNA window AAACCCAGGTGCTGGGCACCACCACCCTGGGAACAGGCCGCGATGAAATCCTGATTGACGACCTGGGCACCGAAACCGGCGACAAGTTCCTGCTGCACTACAACTTCCCCCCTTACTCCACCGGTGAAGTGAAGCGCATGGGGGGCCAGTCCCGCCGCGAAATCGGACACGGCAACCTCGCCAAACGCGCCATCCGCGCCATCCTGCCCGAATTCGATGATTTCCCTTATGTGATCCGCGTGGTCGGTGACGTGCTGGAAAGCAACGGGTCCTCCTCCATGGCCACTGTGTGTGCAGGATGCCTGAGCCTGATGGACGCAGGCGTGCCCATCAAGGCCCCGGTGGCCGGTGTGGCGATGGGTCTGGTCATGGAAGGCGAGAAGTACCGCGTGCTGACCGACATTCTGGGTTCTGAAGATGCCCTGGGAGACATGGACTTCAAGGTCTGCGGAACCGCTGAAGGGGTCACCGCCCTGCAAATGGACATCAAGATCAGCGGCATCACCCCTGCCGTGATGCGTGAAGCACTGGCCCAGGCCAAAGAAGGCCGCCTGCACATTCTGGGCAAAATGGCCGAAGCCATGCCTGCCACCCGTCCTGAACTCTCCAAATACTCCCCCAGAATCCTCACCACCAAGATCAACCCCGACAAAATCGGTGTCATCATTGGCCCCGGTGGGAAAAACGTGCGCGAACTTGAAGCCATGGGTGCACAGGTCACCATCGAGGAAGATGGCACCATCCGCATCTTCTCCGCAGACGCTGCAGCAGCAGAAGCTGTGCTGAAGCGCGTGCAGGCCCAGACCTATGAGGGCAAAGTTGGCGACGAATTTGACGGCACCGTGGTGAAAATTGCGGCCTTCGGGGCGTTCATCAATTTGTTCCCCGGTCAGGACGGCATGCTGCACATCTCCCAGATCAGCGAGCAACGCATCGAGAAAGTGGAAGACGTGCTGGCCGTCGGAGACAAAATCCGCGTGAAAATCGCTGGTGTGGACGACCGCGGCAAGCTGGACCTGATTCGCCCCGAACTTGAGGGCAAAATCAAACCCCGCGCCCCCCGCAGAGGCTAAAATGCATATCCAGAGGTCAAGAATGCTGAACAAAGAAGCCTGTCCCATCCAGCTGAACCTTCTGGATGTCTCTTCTTGCCCTCAGCCCTCGGCCCTCAGCCCTCGGCGGTATTCATGAGACCCCAGTTCTTCACCGCTGCCAAAATCCTGCGCAAGGCCCGTGAATCTGCCTTGCAGGGCCGCACCGAGGAGGCCGTCAAAGAGTACCAGCGGGGCATCAACCTGCTGAGGACCCTGCCCCCTGAGCATGCCCGCGATGTGCTGCTCTCCCACCTGTATCTGGCCCACTACCAGACCCTGGTGCTGGAGGAGAAAACCCGCGAGGTGGCCCTGGAGTCTTTGCACCTGGGCGTGAGTTATGCCCGCAGCACCCGTGACCCCCTGGCCCGTGCCGTGGCCGAAGAATGCATGTCCGGGGCGAGTGTACAGCTGTAAACCACTTCATCAACCTTTAATGAATGCCTGTGGATGTTTGCCACAGGCGTTTTTTTGCTGGTTTTTCAGCTCTGGGAGCGTTTCACGGACAGAAAGCCTACCCTTGTCAGTCACAGATTTTTAACATGTTGTCCTTTAAGTTGAAGAAAGCA is part of the Deinococcus roseus genome and encodes:
- the pnp gene encoding polyribonucleotide nucleotidyltransferase, encoding MTGNTYKTMLGSRELVIETGKLAKLVSGSVTVRYGDTMLLVTAQGSTRPSTLDFLPLTVEFEERHYSVGRIPGSFQRREGRPGEKAILGARITDRQIRPLFPKGFRQETQVIITVISADQENLPDVLGAVGASAALSISDVPWAGPTACVRVGQIDGQFVINPTTTEIQNSTIDLVVAGTKEAVMMVEAGAHSVDEELLVSAIEFAHKEMQPLIALIEQMKAEVGKEKFEWNPPVDALAEVYPAFKEAAIAAGLKNVLLTEGKKARGKALDELQSQLISARVPDLTAEGAAEQVALLQTAFGKAQKEELRRMIIEDDLRVDGRNGRQVRPIWIEATPLPRAHGSAIFTRGETQVLGTTTLGTGRDEILIDDLGTETGDKFLLHYNFPPYSTGEVKRMGGQSRREIGHGNLAKRAIRAILPEFDDFPYVIRVVGDVLESNGSSSMATVCAGCLSLMDAGVPIKAPVAGVAMGLVMEGEKYRVLTDILGSEDALGDMDFKVCGTAEGVTALQMDIKISGITPAVMREALAQAKEGRLHILGKMAEAMPATRPELSKYSPRILTTKINPDKIGVIIGPGGKNVRELEAMGAQVTIEEDGTIRIFSADAAAAEAVLKRVQAQTYEGKVGDEFDGTVVKIAAFGAFINLFPGQDGMLHISQISEQRIEKVEDVLAVGDKIRVKIAGVDDRGKLDLIRPELEGKIKPRAPRRG